In Arthrobacter alpinus, a single window of DNA contains:
- a CDS encoding amino acid ABC transporter ATP-binding protein, giving the protein MTITETQAPAPTSTRGLVEITDVHKSFGALHVLKGVSLTVEPGAVTAILGPSGSGKSTLLRTINHLEKVDSGYIAIDGSLVGYKKRGHSLHELREKEILKQRTEIGMVFQNFNLFGHLTALENVTEAPVVAQGKTKAEARRRGLELLERVGLKDKAQAYPRQLSGGQQQRVAIARALALDPKILLFDEPTSALDPELVNEVLDVIRELATSGTTLIIVTHEMGFARDVADTVVFMDQGQIVESGTPAEIFANPQQERTKSFFSKIIEPAFNI; this is encoded by the coding sequence ATGACCATCACCGAAACACAGGCTCCGGCGCCTACCAGCACACGCGGCCTGGTGGAGATTACCGATGTCCACAAAAGCTTTGGCGCATTGCATGTCCTCAAAGGTGTGTCCCTGACGGTGGAGCCCGGGGCAGTGACAGCCATTCTTGGCCCGTCGGGCTCAGGGAAGTCAACGCTGCTACGCACCATCAATCACCTCGAAAAGGTGGATTCTGGTTACATCGCCATCGATGGCTCCCTGGTGGGTTACAAAAAGCGCGGACACAGCCTGCATGAACTCCGCGAAAAGGAGATCCTCAAGCAACGCACCGAGATCGGCATGGTGTTTCAGAACTTCAATCTCTTTGGTCACCTCACCGCGCTGGAGAACGTGACGGAGGCACCCGTCGTGGCGCAGGGCAAGACCAAAGCCGAGGCCCGCCGTCGTGGTTTGGAATTGTTGGAACGGGTGGGCCTCAAAGACAAAGCACAGGCCTACCCGCGCCAACTCTCCGGCGGGCAGCAACAGCGCGTGGCCATTGCCCGGGCACTGGCGCTGGATCCGAAGATCCTGCTTTTCGACGAGCCCACCAGCGCCCTTGACCCGGAACTGGTCAACGAGGTCCTGGACGTCATTCGCGAACTGGCCACCTCCGGCACCACCTTGATCATTGTCACGCACGAGATGGGCTTTGCCCGCGACGTGGCAGACACGGTGGTCTTCATGGACCAGGGCCAGATCGTGGAGAGCGGCACTCCGGCGGAGATCTTCGCCAATCCACAGCAGGAGCGCACCAAGAGCTTCTTCTCCAAAATCATTGAACCAGCCTTCAACATCTAA
- a CDS encoding ABC transporter substrate-binding protein — protein MSQPSPRLRTLAVLPAVVLAGMAVLTGCSDPGAQAASSDSTTAAANGVVYNSSPEQNRIRAEKDAALVAEVPAAIAKDGKLTVGTTAGSVPLSFYATDNKTPVGSELDLAQLVADKLGLELDVQVTAWENWPLKTQSGDLEVVFSNVGINADRVKLFDFSTYRAAYMAFEAKSTSNHDIKGSDDISGLKISVGSGTNQEKILLAWNKELVAKGKAPAELQYYSSDADTILALGSGRTDVNITPYPSAVYRTNTRDDLKIVGKVNAGWPNETLVAATTLKDNGLAPAITDALNAVIKDGSYGKVLARWGLSEEALPAAETITAANYKAGAK, from the coding sequence ATGTCACAGCCTTCCCCTCGCCTTCGCACCCTCGCCGTGCTTCCCGCCGTCGTCCTTGCCGGCATGGCAGTGCTGACGGGCTGCTCCGATCCCGGGGCCCAGGCCGCGAGCAGTGATTCGACGACGGCGGCCGCCAACGGTGTGGTCTACAACAGTTCCCCTGAGCAGAACCGCATCCGTGCCGAGAAGGATGCCGCCCTGGTGGCGGAGGTGCCCGCGGCCATCGCCAAGGATGGCAAACTCACCGTGGGAACCACGGCTGGATCGGTGCCGCTGAGTTTTTACGCAACGGACAACAAGACGCCCGTCGGCTCGGAACTCGATCTTGCCCAGCTGGTGGCGGACAAGCTTGGCTTGGAACTGGATGTTCAGGTCACGGCATGGGAGAACTGGCCGCTCAAGACCCAATCCGGTGACCTGGAGGTGGTGTTCTCCAATGTGGGCATCAATGCCGACCGCGTGAAGCTCTTTGACTTTTCCACCTACCGGGCCGCCTACATGGCCTTTGAAGCCAAGAGCACCTCAAACCATGACATCAAGGGCTCCGACGACATCTCCGGGTTGAAGATCTCCGTAGGATCGGGCACCAATCAGGAAAAGATCCTGCTCGCCTGGAACAAGGAGCTGGTTGCCAAGGGCAAGGCTCCGGCCGAGCTGCAGTACTACTCATCCGACGCGGACACCATTTTGGCGCTGGGTTCCGGGCGCACGGACGTCAATATCACGCCCTACCCCTCCGCCGTGTACCGCACCAACACCCGCGATGATCTGAAAATCGTGGGCAAGGTCAACGCGGGCTGGCCCAATGAAACTCTCGTGGCGGCCACCACCCTCAAGGACAACGGCCTGGCGCCAGCCATCACCGATGCCTTGAACGCCGTGATCAAGGATGGCAGCTATGGGAAGGTCCTGGCTCGCTGGGGTCTGAGCGAGGAAGCTCTCCCGGCCGCCGAAACCATTACCGCAGCCAATTACAAGGCAGGCGCCAAATGA
- a CDS encoding FAD/NAD(P)-binding protein → MPRHDRNLVFIGGGPRTAGILERLGANAAELSSGSVNIHVVEPFRAGSGRIWRFDQDPGLMLNSTAGDVTMFTDASVVCAGPVADGPDLAQWAAAITAGTLSDAPKLPHHLKVQAAELTRASFPTRQLNSAYLEWFFRRAVAALAPHATVTIHHDTARVISPSGDGGHVVTLAGGARVEADAVVLAVGHSDAKVHGRSAEFATFAARHGRFHAAPAYTTDVDYSALTPGEDVIVSGMGLAFVDLVVLLMEGRGGRFIAKDDGELDYVPSGREPRLWAGSRRGVPYHSKISATLRGEALGPAPFFTEDAVTRLLAKHSELDFRTHLWPLIAKDTAHAYYQELFTGNPEQVNTDWAVFSSQFARLDWYSPDREALVASAVPERSLWLDFEQLDHPLASATLTDQDSVRDAVMAHIVKDLRLRDGDEHPETLALFLGLLRAYMNFAAIVPAERLTAGSHAAVQGWWHGFFSFVDSGPPPHRLRQILAIHRAGLLEFLGPGLTVATEEATGLFVATAGGGVSGIKAAAFIEARLPAPTVVNSDNPVLTHLHGSGGGTEQHLLTADGTVSTGRLLVTASHQVVGPSGEQAKTLFAVGPGTSAWGSGAFARPNSNAAPFRDNDALARLVLHALAEKTDLTLLSGRTQS, encoded by the coding sequence ATGCCTCGCCACGATAGGAACCTCGTCTTCATTGGCGGCGGGCCACGAACAGCCGGTATTTTGGAACGCCTCGGCGCCAATGCTGCCGAACTCAGCTCCGGGTCCGTGAACATCCACGTGGTGGAGCCGTTCCGCGCCGGTTCAGGCCGGATCTGGCGCTTTGACCAGGACCCCGGGCTGATGCTCAATTCCACGGCCGGGGATGTGACCATGTTTACCGATGCCTCCGTGGTGTGCGCGGGTCCCGTGGCCGATGGCCCCGATCTGGCCCAATGGGCGGCCGCCATCACGGCCGGGACCTTGAGCGATGCGCCGAAATTGCCGCACCACCTAAAGGTGCAGGCTGCGGAATTGACGCGCGCATCCTTCCCTACCCGTCAACTCAACAGCGCCTATCTGGAGTGGTTTTTCCGGCGAGCCGTGGCCGCTCTCGCACCACACGCCACTGTCACCATTCATCACGACACCGCTCGTGTCATCTCACCCTCCGGCGATGGTGGCCATGTTGTCACCCTGGCTGGCGGAGCACGGGTGGAGGCAGATGCCGTGGTGCTTGCCGTGGGCCACAGCGATGCGAAGGTGCACGGCCGATCGGCGGAATTCGCAACGTTCGCGGCCAGACACGGCCGTTTCCATGCCGCACCTGCTTACACCACCGATGTGGATTATTCCGCGCTGACACCGGGTGAGGACGTGATCGTTTCCGGCATGGGCCTGGCCTTCGTTGACCTCGTAGTCTTGCTGATGGAGGGGCGCGGCGGCCGTTTCATCGCCAAGGACGACGGCGAACTGGACTATGTGCCGTCCGGCCGCGAACCCAGGTTGTGGGCAGGCTCGCGCCGTGGCGTTCCCTACCATTCCAAGATCTCTGCCACCTTGCGCGGCGAGGCTCTTGGCCCGGCGCCGTTCTTTACCGAAGATGCTGTCACGCGGCTCCTGGCGAAGCACAGCGAATTGGATTTCCGCACCCACCTGTGGCCGCTCATTGCCAAGGACACAGCACACGCTTACTACCAGGAACTTTTCACTGGCAACCCGGAGCAGGTGAATACGGATTGGGCGGTTTTCTCCTCACAGTTTGCCCGGTTGGATTGGTACAGTCCCGATCGTGAGGCCCTGGTCGCCTCCGCTGTTCCCGAACGCTCTCTATGGCTGGACTTTGAACAGCTGGACCATCCCCTGGCCTCAGCGACACTCACGGATCAAGACTCCGTTCGCGACGCCGTGATGGCCCACATTGTCAAGGACCTTCGGTTGCGAGACGGGGACGAGCATCCAGAAACACTGGCCCTGTTCCTGGGTCTGTTGCGCGCCTACATGAACTTCGCGGCCATCGTCCCGGCCGAACGCCTAACGGCAGGGTCGCATGCGGCTGTGCAAGGTTGGTGGCATGGCTTCTTTAGCTTCGTGGACTCCGGACCGCCACCACACCGGCTGCGCCAGATCCTGGCCATTCACCGGGCCGGTCTTCTGGAGTTCTTGGGCCCCGGGCTCACAGTGGCCACCGAGGAGGCAACCGGCTTGTTTGTGGCAACGGCTGGGGGCGGCGTTTCTGGGATCAAGGCTGCGGCATTCATCGAGGCCCGGCTGCCAGCACCGACGGTGGTCAACTCCGACAATCCGGTGTTGACCCATCTTCACGGCAGCGGCGGCGGCACCGAACAGCATTTGCTGACCGCCGACGGTACAGTTTCCACCGGACGCCTGCTCGTTACGGCGTCACATCAGGTGGTGGGTCCCAGTGGCGAACAAGCCAAGACTCTGTTCGCCGTGGGCCCTGGCACATCTGCGTGGGGTTCCGGAGCATTTGCCCGCCCAAACAGTAACGCGGCACCTTTTCGGGACAACGATGCCCTCGCCCGGCTGGTGTTGCACGCCTTGGCCGAAAAAACCGATCTCACGCTGCTCAGCGGAAGGACACAATCATGA
- a CDS encoding NtaA/DmoA family FMN-dependent monooxygenase (This protein belongs to a clade of FMN-dependent monooxygenases, within a broader family of flavin-dependent oxidoreductases, the luciferase-like monooxygenase (LMM) family, some of whose members use coenzyme F420 rather than FMN.): MSENSEIGNGFIPSGQLQFGVFFQGVNSGTVWKATESGSQTDFDSFRHLAQTAERGIFAAFFLGEGLRLREHLGRPHALDVAGRPDAQTMLAALAGVTNKIGLVATQNTTYNDPAHLAHRFSTLDLLSGGRAAWNVVTTDNAWTGENFRRGGYLDHADRYRHAEAFVETAKRIWDSWESGAIAESETAAAWSTPGSVRKVKHTGEHYTVDYAPRLPRSGQYRPIVFQAGDSPEGRDFAARQADVIFSAHPAYEAALAFRRDIVARSVNAGRGPNDVQIMPASEFILGATAQEAFEKKEWVRSLQIGPQQAIAYLEQFWGRELSEYDPDGPLPAIDPVVVETSETRGSGFHGAKARQLADQWRAEALDKGLSIRQFVSGKTSRVDATFTGSYSDVADHLARYAATGAVDGFNISPWLVPTGLDDIVNHLVPELQARGVYPTEYAGTTLRDHLGLPIPERPVANDGASEIGLELAARQLQL, from the coding sequence ATGAGTGAGAACAGCGAAATAGGAAACGGCTTCATTCCCAGTGGACAGCTGCAGTTTGGTGTCTTCTTCCAGGGCGTCAACTCAGGCACCGTGTGGAAGGCAACGGAATCGGGATCGCAAACAGACTTTGATTCCTTCCGCCACCTGGCACAGACTGCCGAGCGAGGGATCTTCGCAGCATTTTTCCTCGGCGAAGGTTTGCGGTTGCGCGAGCATCTGGGCCGCCCCCACGCCCTCGATGTGGCAGGCCGCCCGGATGCCCAGACCATGCTGGCGGCCTTGGCAGGGGTAACCAACAAGATTGGGCTGGTGGCGACTCAAAACACCACGTACAACGATCCTGCCCACCTGGCCCACCGGTTCTCCACCCTGGATTTGCTGTCAGGTGGCCGGGCAGCGTGGAACGTTGTCACCACGGACAACGCCTGGACGGGTGAGAACTTCCGCCGTGGCGGGTATCTGGACCATGCTGACCGATACCGCCATGCGGAGGCATTCGTGGAGACGGCAAAAAGGATCTGGGACAGCTGGGAAAGTGGCGCAATTGCCGAATCCGAGACAGCGGCTGCATGGTCCACCCCGGGTTCGGTCCGGAAGGTTAAGCACACAGGCGAGCACTACACCGTTGACTACGCCCCAAGACTGCCCCGGAGCGGGCAATACCGGCCCATCGTGTTCCAAGCCGGCGATTCACCGGAGGGCCGCGACTTCGCGGCCCGGCAGGCCGACGTCATCTTTTCCGCGCACCCGGCCTACGAGGCGGCACTTGCCTTCCGCCGTGACATCGTTGCCCGGAGCGTTAATGCCGGCCGTGGCCCGAATGACGTGCAGATCATGCCGGCGAGCGAGTTCATCCTCGGGGCGACTGCCCAAGAGGCGTTCGAGAAGAAGGAATGGGTTCGCAGCCTGCAGATCGGGCCGCAACAGGCCATTGCCTACCTGGAACAGTTCTGGGGGCGGGAACTTTCTGAGTACGATCCAGATGGTCCGTTGCCTGCAATCGATCCCGTGGTTGTGGAAACCTCCGAGACCCGGGGGAGTGGCTTCCATGGGGCCAAGGCACGCCAATTGGCGGACCAGTGGCGGGCGGAGGCGCTCGACAAGGGATTGTCGATCCGGCAGTTTGTCAGTGGCAAGACCAGTCGGGTTGATGCCACATTCACGGGTTCCTATTCGGACGTTGCCGACCACCTTGCCCGCTATGCTGCCACGGGTGCTGTGGACGGCTTCAACATCTCGCCGTGGCTGGTTCCCACCGGACTGGACGACATCGTCAATCATTTGGTCCCCGAATTGCAGGCCCGCGGCGTGTACCCCACCGAGTATGCCGGCACCACCCTGCGTGATCACCTGGGGCTGCCCATCCCCGAACGCCCGGTCGCCAACGACGGTGCCAGCGAGATAGGGCTGGAACTAGCCGCCCGCCAACTCCAGCTCTAG
- a CDS encoding DUF1684 domain-containing protein: MSTPTDTRLDVFTTQWQHWHDAHEKLRSDPHGFLAVTDLHWLTADPAELAGAPGKWRVADDAVHLTLDAGESLLRDGVELNTPEALNADGELVFGPIAERDGFNLGYGQSVLELAKRGGGYILRPRDPNNALLRHYRGTPSYAPDDQFALAATYVPFRQPRETTVGAAVEGIAHVYQAPGQVKFKINGQELELTAFNGSAPGTFQVLFTDQTSGDTTYAANRSLTFAAPEEGGSVSLDFNRAVNLPCAYTDLATCPLPPAENHLPVSIAAGEKTPFEREAAA, translated from the coding sequence ATGTCTACACCCACTGATACTCGCCTTGATGTATTCACCACGCAGTGGCAGCACTGGCACGACGCCCACGAAAAACTGCGCAGTGATCCCCACGGTTTCCTGGCCGTCACGGATCTGCACTGGCTCACCGCCGACCCCGCGGAGCTTGCCGGCGCGCCGGGGAAGTGGCGCGTTGCGGACGACGCCGTTCATCTCACCTTGGATGCCGGGGAAAGCCTGCTCCGCGACGGCGTGGAGCTCAACACCCCTGAAGCACTGAACGCGGACGGCGAACTGGTCTTTGGGCCCATCGCCGAACGTGACGGCTTCAACCTCGGTTATGGCCAGAGTGTGCTGGAACTGGCCAAGCGCGGAGGCGGATACATTCTCCGACCCCGCGATCCGAACAACGCGTTGCTGCGCCACTACCGCGGCACACCAAGCTACGCCCCGGATGATCAGTTTGCGCTCGCAGCAACCTATGTTCCCTTCCGCCAACCGCGCGAAACAACCGTTGGCGCCGCCGTCGAAGGTATTGCGCATGTGTACCAGGCCCCAGGCCAAGTGAAATTCAAGATCAACGGACAAGAGCTGGAGCTGACAGCATTCAACGGATCGGCACCGGGTACTTTCCAGGTGTTGTTTACGGACCAGACCTCGGGGGACACCACATATGCGGCCAACCGGTCCCTGACGTTTGCTGCTCCGGAGGAGGGAGGCTCGGTGTCACTTGATTTCAACCGCGCCGTGAATCTGCCCTGTGCCTATACGGACCTGGCCACCTGCCCGTTGCCGCCAGCCGAAAACCACCTTCCTGTCTCGATCGCCGCTGGCGAGAAGACCCCCTTTGAACGAGAGGCCGCCGCATGA
- a CDS encoding LLM class flavin-dependent oxidoreductase, translating into MSATDQPRKGFLALELDGDGAHPAAWRAARHTPAELLTGDRIKATVLAAESAGFHIATFSDGEVGDGADIGGRLDAVQRAAFAGPLTRSIVLVPEVDTVYTEPFHVATQLASLDYVSGGRAGWLVAASGTELEGAAVGRGAVEGRALVTEAAASIEVGRRLWDSWEDDAVIRDVESGRYLDVDKLHYADFETGPDFPGQGYSVKGPSIIPRPLQGQLPVVAPAALVAGGLAVGGPDSGIDAVLVSAPSADVLAAEAGRVRERSQGAVAVIAELDVVLDARGQSAAERVAELDAHTPWTSKRARYAGGSAGLVELLTNILATADGVRLHPAVLDVDLDELSRVVLPELRRRGVLAPTTADATFRDLLGLAHPANRYAHVEN; encoded by the coding sequence ATGAGCGCCACAGATCAGCCCCGCAAGGGTTTCCTAGCCCTGGAGCTTGACGGAGACGGGGCGCACCCGGCTGCCTGGCGGGCAGCACGTCACACACCTGCCGAACTTTTGACCGGTGATCGGATCAAAGCCACAGTACTGGCCGCAGAATCGGCAGGCTTCCACATTGCAACATTTTCCGATGGTGAGGTGGGCGACGGGGCGGACATTGGGGGCCGGCTCGATGCCGTCCAGCGCGCAGCCTTTGCCGGGCCGCTGACGCGCAGCATTGTGCTGGTTCCCGAGGTGGACACGGTTTATACCGAGCCGTTCCATGTGGCGACCCAGCTGGCCAGCCTGGACTATGTTTCCGGCGGCCGGGCCGGTTGGCTCGTTGCCGCGAGCGGCACCGAACTCGAAGGGGCAGCCGTGGGACGTGGAGCTGTAGAAGGGCGTGCGCTGGTCACGGAGGCGGCTGCTTCCATTGAGGTTGGACGCCGGCTCTGGGATAGCTGGGAGGATGACGCCGTGATCCGTGACGTTGAATCCGGCCGATACCTGGATGTGGACAAATTGCACTATGCAGACTTTGAAACCGGTCCCGATTTCCCAGGCCAGGGGTATTCGGTCAAGGGGCCGTCCATCATTCCACGTCCATTGCAAGGGCAGTTGCCCGTGGTGGCGCCGGCCGCATTGGTGGCCGGGGGACTAGCCGTGGGCGGCCCGGATTCCGGGATTGATGCCGTGTTGGTATCCGCCCCCTCGGCAGATGTTCTTGCCGCGGAGGCTGGGCGTGTCCGCGAACGCTCCCAAGGCGCGGTGGCCGTCATCGCCGAGTTGGACGTTGTCCTCGATGCCCGCGGACAAAGTGCAGCCGAACGGGTTGCCGAACTCGACGCGCACACCCCGTGGACCAGCAAGCGCGCCCGTTACGCAGGCGGGTCGGCAGGCCTCGTGGAACTGTTGACGAACATTCTGGCCACGGCCGACGGCGTCCGCCTGCACCCGGCCGTCCTGGACGTGGATCTCGATGAACTTTCCCGCGTGGTGCTGCCGGAACTACGGCGGCGTGGTGTTTTGGCGCCGACAACAGCCGATGCCACTTTCCGTGACCTGCTGGGTTTGGCACATCCGGCCAACCGCTATGCGCACGTCGAGAATTAA
- a CDS encoding amino acid ABC transporter permease, which produces MGYAPTEVGTSATQTDEAAPGQNIPAKHDAGTAAGGRGATVPPKTGTGGGVPPRAVADYSGYKLVAAKHPWRWVGTVVVALGLAAILWSLATNPRWEWDVVAQWFTAESVIRGLGETLKLTVIAGALGFVLGFILALMRLSASPLLVSVSWTFSWIFRSTPLLVQMLLWYNLGYLYEKISLGIPFTSVTFFEVQTTTLISQFAAAILGLTLNQAAYSAEIIRGGILSVDQGQLEAASALGIPAWRRSTRIVLPQAMRSILPTAFNEIIGLVKGTSIVYVLAYSELFYTVQVIYNRTQQVLPLLLVATLWYIVITSVLSVFQYYIERHYAKGAVRTLPLTPLQKAKKFFTIRTNAKDLR; this is translated from the coding sequence ATGGGCTACGCACCAACCGAGGTGGGCACATCGGCCACCCAGACAGATGAGGCCGCCCCAGGGCAGAACATCCCAGCAAAGCACGACGCCGGCACGGCAGCTGGCGGCAGGGGTGCCACGGTGCCACCCAAGACTGGGACGGGCGGCGGCGTTCCGCCACGCGCTGTTGCCGATTACTCAGGCTACAAACTGGTAGCCGCCAAACATCCCTGGCGTTGGGTTGGCACGGTGGTGGTGGCCCTTGGCCTGGCAGCGATCCTGTGGTCGCTGGCCACCAACCCGCGCTGGGAATGGGATGTGGTGGCGCAGTGGTTCACGGCAGAATCCGTGATCCGCGGTTTGGGTGAAACGTTGAAACTGACGGTCATCGCCGGAGCGCTCGGCTTTGTGTTGGGCTTTATTTTGGCGCTCATGCGGCTTTCAGCCTCGCCATTGTTGGTCTCGGTGTCCTGGACGTTCTCCTGGATCTTCCGATCCACACCTCTGTTGGTGCAGATGCTGCTCTGGTACAACCTCGGCTATCTCTACGAAAAGATCAGCCTCGGCATCCCTTTCACCAGCGTGACGTTCTTCGAGGTTCAAACCACCACACTGATCAGTCAATTTGCCGCGGCCATCCTGGGCCTGACGCTGAATCAGGCCGCGTACTCGGCGGAGATCATTCGCGGCGGCATCCTCTCCGTGGATCAGGGACAGCTTGAGGCGGCGTCGGCGCTGGGCATCCCGGCCTGGCGCAGATCCACACGGATCGTCCTGCCGCAGGCCATGCGCTCCATTCTCCCCACGGCGTTCAACGAGATCATCGGCCTCGTCAAGGGCACCTCCATTGTCTATGTGCTGGCGTACTCGGAGCTGTTCTACACCGTGCAGGTCATTTACAACCGCACACAGCAGGTTCTGCCCCTGCTGCTCGTGGCAACGCTTTGGTACATCGTGATCACCTCGGTGCTGAGTGTTTTCCAGTACTACATCGAACGGCACTACGCCAAGGGAGCTGTGCGCACGCTGCCGCTGACGCCGCTGCAGAAAGCCAAGAAGTTCTTCACCATCCGCACCAACGCCAAGGACCTGCGATGA
- a CDS encoding LLM class flavin-dependent oxidoreductase encodes MTFNAASQTGFTPTGQLHFGVNLLGPAAQLGFDELRTLAQTAERGLFSLLTLDERYWLREDPGAVSATDPSGSNDVATLLAALAAVTENIGLVAAAAPDYDDPADLTRRIAALDSISARRAAWHILADGAIYGDAALESDNEGIASADGRRSLIESTRRDWEALAKEDPKGPVETLGAFECDGQLYSVGLGALRQCESSRGPVIIHDAESAQDVASADFADVIISVAASLEEALTFRRDVVARSLQAGRGADAVKIIQTATFVLAPTADEAVGRADWMREQLPDSVWDARTFIGSYAGVAETLLDFARSGAVDGFTVMPWLFANELADIVNHLVPELQARGAYPADYAASTLRENLGLSGRGPGIKGGATHTLPVIEVGDLDDVRLDLDLRMEVIVQKMQG; translated from the coding sequence ATGACATTCAACGCAGCATCACAGACCGGGTTTACCCCAACAGGCCAGCTCCATTTTGGGGTCAATCTTTTGGGGCCGGCCGCACAATTGGGTTTTGATGAATTGCGGACCCTGGCACAAACGGCGGAACGAGGATTGTTTTCACTGTTGACCTTGGACGAACGGTATTGGCTGCGGGAAGATCCCGGAGCCGTATCCGCCACGGATCCGTCCGGCAGCAATGATGTGGCAACGCTGTTGGCCGCCCTTGCCGCCGTAACCGAAAACATTGGTCTTGTCGCGGCGGCTGCCCCTGACTATGACGACCCGGCGGACCTCACCCGCCGCATCGCTGCCCTGGATTCGATTTCCGCCCGCCGGGCGGCATGGCACATCCTGGCCGATGGAGCCATCTACGGGGACGCGGCCCTCGAATCGGACAACGAAGGCATCGCCTCAGCTGACGGGCGCCGCAGCCTGATCGAATCCACCCGGCGAGACTGGGAGGCTTTAGCCAAGGAAGATCCCAAAGGGCCCGTGGAAACGCTGGGTGCCTTCGAATGCGACGGTCAGCTCTACAGTGTGGGTTTGGGTGCGCTTCGCCAATGTGAATCGAGTCGCGGCCCTGTCATCATCCATGATGCCGAATCCGCCCAAGATGTTGCTTCCGCCGATTTCGCCGACGTGATCATTTCGGTGGCGGCGAGCTTGGAAGAAGCCCTGACTTTCAGACGAGATGTGGTTGCGCGCAGTCTACAAGCCGGGCGGGGTGCCGACGCTGTGAAGATTATCCAGACCGCAACCTTCGTCCTGGCGCCAACGGCCGACGAGGCGGTTGGGAGGGCGGACTGGATGCGTGAGCAGTTGCCCGACTCTGTGTGGGACGCACGGACGTTCATTGGATCCTACGCCGGCGTTGCCGAAACCTTGTTGGACTTTGCCCGGTCAGGCGCTGTAGACGGATTCACGGTGATGCCCTGGCTCTTCGCCAACGAACTGGCCGATATTGTGAATCACCTGGTTCCCGAGCTGCAGGCGCGAGGAGCGTACCCCGCCGACTACGCGGCCAGCACCCTTCGGGAGAATCTGGGCCTGTCGGGACGCGGTCCTGGCATCAAGGGCGGCGCCACCCACACACTGCCTGTCATTGAAGTGGGCGATTTGGATGACGTTCGGCTGGATCTCGATTTGCGCATGGAAGTGATTGTGCAAAAAATGCAGGGCTGA
- a CDS encoding ABC transporter substrate-binding protein, producing MKHPITQSALSIAVAASALLGLAACSDPGASAAPAAANTSGTKTFNLTPQQDRVSVTKDPAAAALVPDEIKKDGKLTVAVALGTAPLGLYATDNKTPIGNEVDVAIAVAQSLGLEADIVPVAWADWPLGVASGKYEAVISNVTVTEERKLKFDFATYREDVLGFYATTDSPITKVESAADVAGKKVIVGSGTNQEAILLAWDKENVAKGLAPVEFQYYDDDSASTLAMQSGRADLTFGPNPSGAYKAATDGKSKLVGIVDGGWPLSASIAVTTEKGNGFAVAAQAGLNHLISDGSYAKILDKWGLSSEAVKESELNPPGLPAS from the coding sequence ATGAAACATCCCATCACCCAATCAGCTCTCAGCATCGCCGTAGCCGCCTCCGCGCTCCTTGGTCTGGCGGCGTGCTCGGACCCCGGTGCCAGTGCGGCGCCAGCTGCCGCGAACACCTCCGGCACCAAAACATTCAATCTGACACCCCAACAGGATCGGGTCAGCGTCACAAAAGACCCGGCAGCGGCCGCACTGGTCCCCGACGAGATCAAGAAGGACGGCAAGCTCACCGTTGCGGTCGCACTGGGCACGGCTCCCTTGGGCCTATACGCAACTGACAACAAGACACCCATTGGCAATGAGGTGGATGTAGCAATCGCTGTTGCCCAGTCGCTGGGTCTCGAGGCGGACATTGTGCCCGTGGCATGGGCAGATTGGCCACTGGGAGTGGCGTCCGGGAAATACGAGGCCGTCATATCCAATGTGACGGTCACCGAGGAACGCAAGCTCAAGTTTGATTTCGCCACGTACCGCGAAGACGTGTTGGGCTTCTACGCAACAACGGACAGCCCGATCACGAAGGTGGAATCGGCAGCGGATGTTGCCGGCAAGAAGGTGATTGTTGGATCTGGAACCAATCAGGAAGCGATCCTTCTGGCCTGGGACAAGGAAAATGTCGCCAAAGGGCTGGCACCAGTCGAGTTCCAGTATTACGACGACGACTCCGCCTCCACTTTGGCGATGCAGTCCGGGCGTGCTGATCTGACGTTCGGCCCCAATCCCTCCGGTGCCTACAAAGCCGCCACGGATGGCAAGTCAAAGCTGGTGGGAATCGTCGACGGCGGCTGGCCCTTGAGCGCAAGCATTGCCGTCACCACCGAGAAAGGCAATGGCTTTGCCGTTGCGGCACAGGCGGGCCTGAACCACCTGATCTCCGATGGCAGCTACGCCAAGATTCTGGACAAGTGGGGTCTTTCCAGCGAGGCCGTCAAGGAATCTGAATTGAATCCGCCCGGACTGCCGGCCAGCTAG